Proteins co-encoded in one Prevotella sp. E13-27 genomic window:
- the lptB gene encoding LPS export ABC transporter ATP-binding protein has translation MAEESIVLRAEGLVKRYGKRTVVNDVSFTVKQGEIVGLLGPNGAGKTTSFYMTTGLVIPNAGHIYLGDEEVTSYPVYKRARAGIGYLAQEASVFRKMSVEDNILSVLEMTGKPRDYQLEKLESLIKEFRLGKVRKNKGDQLSGGERRRCEIARCLAIEPKFIMLDEPFAGVDPIAVEDIQFIVWKLKDRNIGILITDHNVEDTLCITNRAYLLFEGRILFHGTPEELAANEVVRKNYLTDSFVLRQKDFQLLEEERRKKEEDLF, from the coding sequence ATGGCAGAAGAATCAATAGTACTTCGTGCTGAAGGCTTGGTAAAACGATATGGCAAGCGCACAGTCGTCAACGATGTGAGCTTCACTGTTAAGCAGGGCGAGATTGTCGGACTGCTGGGACCTAACGGTGCAGGAAAGACCACATCTTTCTATATGACCACAGGCTTGGTCATTCCTAATGCAGGACATATCTATCTTGGCGACGAGGAGGTGACCAGCTATCCTGTCTATAAGCGTGCCCGTGCAGGCATTGGCTATCTTGCTCAGGAGGCCTCTGTGTTCCGTAAGATGAGTGTTGAGGACAACATCCTTTCCGTTCTTGAGATGACAGGCAAGCCCCGCGATTATCAGCTTGAGAAACTGGAGAGCCTGATAAAGGAGTTCCGACTGGGCAAGGTCCGCAAGAACAAGGGTGACCAGCTGTCGGGCGGTGAGCGTCGCCGCTGTGAGATAGCACGCTGTCTGGCCATTGAGCCAAAGTTCATCATGCTTGATGAGCCCTTTGCTGGCGTTGACCCTATCGCCGTTGAGGATATCCAGTTCATCGTCTGGAAACTGAAAGACCGAAATATCGGCATCCTCATCACTGACCATAACGTCGAGGACACGCTTTGTATCACCAACCGTGCTTATCTGCTGTTCGAGGGACGCATACTCTTTCATGGCACTCCCGAAGAGCTGGCTGCCAACGAGGTGGTGCGCAAGAACTATCTCACCGATTCGTTTGTCCTTCGACAAAAGGACTTCCAACTGCTCGAAGAGGAACGACGCAAAAAAGAAGAGGACTTGTTCTAA
- a CDS encoding UDP-N-acetyl glucosamine 2-epimerase, producing MAKFKENGKLKLLIIVGTRPEIIRLAAVINKCRQYFDCLLAHTGQNYDYNLNGVFFKDLKLADPDIYMEAVGDDLGSTMGNIIDKSYKVMVETKPDAVLVLGDTNSCLSVIGAKRLHIPIFHMEAGNRCKDECLPEETNRRIVDIISDVNMAYSEHARRYLADCGLPKERTYVTGSPMAEVLHNNLAEIEASDIFDKLNAKLDTINLPLSLNSKLSTLHLEPKKYILLSAHREENIDTEKNFMSLFTAINKMAEKYDMPILYSCHPRSRKRLEQSGFKLDSRVIQHEPLGFHDYNCLQMNAFAVVSDSGTLPEESSFFTSVGHPFPAICIRTSTERPEAIDKACFIIAGIDEKSLLQAVDTAVTLNQNGDYGIPVPDYIEENVSTKVVKIIQSYVGIVNKMVWRKF from the coding sequence ATGGCAAAATTTAAAGAGAATGGGAAGCTGAAGCTTCTGATAATTGTTGGAACACGCCCGGAGATTATCCGCTTGGCGGCAGTGATTAACAAGTGTCGTCAGTACTTTGACTGTCTGCTGGCACATACTGGGCAGAACTATGACTATAACCTCAATGGGGTATTCTTCAAGGATTTGAAGCTCGCAGATCCAGACATCTATATGGAAGCTGTAGGTGATGACCTCGGTTCTACGATGGGTAACATCATCGACAAATCATATAAGGTGATGGTTGAGACCAAGCCAGATGCAGTGCTAGTACTTGGTGATACAAATAGTTGCTTGTCAGTGATTGGTGCCAAGCGCCTGCACATTCCTATCTTCCATATGGAAGCAGGTAACCGCTGCAAGGATGAGTGCCTGCCAGAGGAAACCAACCGCCGCATTGTTGATATCATCAGCGATGTGAATATGGCTTACAGCGAGCATGCACGTCGTTATCTGGCTGATTGCGGCCTGCCCAAGGAGCGTACATACGTTACTGGTAGCCCAATGGCTGAGGTGCTGCACAACAACCTTGCAGAGATTGAAGCCAGCGATATCTTCGATAAATTGAACGCTAAACTTGACACTATTAACTTACCACTGTCTCTCAACTCTAAACTCTCAACTCTACACTTAGAGCCTAAGAAGTATATCCTGCTCTCTGCTCACCGTGAAGAGAATATCGATACTGAGAAGAACTTTATGAGTCTCTTCACTGCTATCAATAAGATGGCGGAGAAATACGATATGCCAATCCTTTATAGCTGTCATCCTCGTAGCCGTAAACGTTTGGAGCAGTCTGGCTTTAAACTGGACAGTCGTGTCATTCAGCATGAGCCTCTTGGCTTCCACGACTACAACTGTCTTCAGATGAATGCTTTTGCTGTTGTATCTGATAGCGGTACTCTGCCAGAAGAAAGCAGTTTCTTTACAAGTGTTGGTCATCCTTTCCCTGCTATCTGCATTCGTACCTCTACAGAGCGTCCTGAAGCAATCGATAAAGCTTGCTTCATCATCGCAGGAATTGACGAAAAATCATTGCTCCAAGCTGTAGATACGGCAGTGACATTGAACCAGAATGGTGACTACGGCATTCCTGTTCCTGACTACATCGAGGAGAATGTCTCTACCAAGGTCGTAAAGATTATCCAGAGCTATGTGGGTATTGTAAATAAGATGGTATGGCGAAAATTCTAG
- a CDS encoding NAD-dependent epimerase/dehydratase family protein, producing MAKILVTGAKGFVGKNLCAQLNNIKDGKARCYGDVTVEAVYEYDLDSTPEQLDEYCKNADFVFNLAGVNRPQNQEEFMQGNFGFASTLLETLKKHGNTCPVMLSSSQQASLTGRFGNSEYGRSKKAGEDLFLEYGKETGARMLIYRFPNLFGKWCRPNYNSAVATFCNAFANDLPYTVNDPSVELELLYIDDLVDEMIACLKGEEHHCEFDGLDVLPSAEGRYCYCPITHHVTLGEIVELLKGFAEQPKTLMIPEIPENSFAKKLYSTYLSYLPKEKVAFPLKMNVDDRGSFTELVHTLNAGQVSINISKPGITKGQHWHNTKWEFFIVVAGHGLIQERKLGTDDIIEFEVSGDNIQCIHMLPGYTHNIINLSDTENLVTVMYCNEIFNPNKPDTYFEPVK from the coding sequence ATGGCGAAAATTCTAGTGACAGGCGCAAAGGGGTTCGTTGGTAAGAATCTGTGCGCACAGCTGAATAACATTAAGGATGGTAAGGCACGTTGCTATGGCGACGTGACAGTTGAGGCCGTGTATGAATATGACTTGGACTCAACTCCCGAGCAGTTGGACGAATACTGCAAGAATGCAGACTTCGTGTTTAACCTCGCAGGTGTGAACCGTCCGCAGAATCAGGAAGAGTTTATGCAGGGCAACTTTGGTTTTGCATCGACTTTGCTTGAAACGTTGAAGAAGCACGGCAATACCTGCCCTGTGATGCTTTCAAGCTCACAGCAAGCCTCTCTTACTGGTCGCTTTGGTAACAGCGAGTATGGCCGCAGTAAGAAGGCAGGTGAAGATCTGTTCTTGGAGTACGGCAAAGAGACTGGCGCAAGAATGTTGATTTACCGCTTCCCGAACCTCTTTGGCAAGTGGTGCCGTCCTAACTATAATAGTGCTGTGGCAACATTCTGCAATGCTTTTGCTAACGACCTGCCATATACAGTGAATGACCCAAGCGTTGAACTGGAATTGTTGTATATTGATGACCTCGTTGATGAAATGATTGCTTGCCTGAAAGGTGAAGAGCATCATTGTGAATTTGACGGGCTTGATGTACTGCCGTCAGCAGAGGGACGTTACTGCTATTGCCCCATTACCCATCACGTAACGCTGGGCGAGATTGTAGAACTCTTGAAGGGTTTCGCTGAGCAGCCCAAGACATTGATGATACCAGAGATACCAGAGAATAGCTTTGCAAAGAAGTTGTATAGCACATATCTGAGCTACTTGCCCAAGGAAAAAGTTGCTTTCCCTTTGAAGATGAATGTGGATGATCGTGGCTCGTTTACAGAGTTGGTGCATACCCTCAATGCAGGTCAAGTGAGCATCAATATCTCAAAGCCAGGCATCACAAAGGGACAGCACTGGCATAATACCAAGTGGGAGTTCTTCATTGTTGTAGCCGGTCATGGTTTGATTCAGGAACGCAAATTGGGTACTGATGATATAATCGAGTTTGAGGTGAGTGGTGACAATATCCAGTGCATCCATATGTTGCCTGGTTATACCCATAACATCATCAACCTCAGTGACACAGAAAACCTCGTCACAGTAATGTACTGCAACGAGATATTCAATCCCAACAAACCGGACACCTACTTCGAACCGGTAAAATAA
- a CDS encoding polysaccharide biosynthesis protein: protein MSTFKDKVLLITGGTGSFGNAVLNRFLKTDIGEIRIFSRDEKKQDDMRHDFQARMPEVANKIKFYIGDVRNKSTLKYAMKGVDYVFHAAALKQVPSCEFFPMEAVKTNVIGTDNTLDAAIDAGVKCVICLSTDKAAYPINAMGITKAIEEKIAVAKSRLSGDTKICCTRYGNVMCSRGSVIPLWIDQIRKGNPITITEPSMTRFIMSLEEAVDLVLFAFENGKNGDILVQKAPACTIETQAKAVVELFKHQYGEALNSLNSETLKPSGSPEIRVIGIRHGEKMYETLLTKEEAAKAIDMGNFYAVPADNRDLNYDKYFKEGDTKRALIDEFNSNNTRILNLEETKEKIASLQYIQNELNGIPNLV, encoded by the coding sequence ATGAGTACATTTAAGGATAAAGTTTTATTAATAACCGGTGGAACCGGTTCTTTCGGTAACGCAGTACTTAACCGGTTCTTGAAGACAGACATTGGTGAGATTCGTATCTTCTCCCGCGACGAGAAGAAACAAGACGATATGCGCCATGATTTCCAGGCACGTATGCCGGAGGTGGCTAACAAGATTAAGTTCTATATTGGTGACGTGCGCAACAAGAGCACACTGAAGTATGCCATGAAGGGCGTAGATTACGTGTTCCATGCAGCAGCCCTGAAGCAGGTGCCCAGCTGTGAGTTCTTCCCCATGGAGGCCGTGAAGACCAACGTGATTGGTACAGACAATACCCTTGATGCCGCCATTGATGCAGGAGTAAAGTGTGTGATCTGCCTATCTACCGATAAGGCTGCTTATCCTATCAACGCGATGGGTATCACCAAGGCCATTGAGGAGAAGATTGCTGTGGCTAAGAGCCGCCTGAGTGGTGACACAAAGATCTGCTGCACACGTTATGGTAATGTGATGTGCAGCCGTGGTTCGGTTATTCCTTTGTGGATTGACCAGATTCGCAAAGGTAATCCCATCACTATTACCGAACCTTCTATGACGCGTTTCATTATGTCGCTGGAAGAGGCCGTTGACCTCGTGCTCTTCGCCTTCGAGAATGGTAAGAATGGTGACATCCTTGTTCAGAAAGCTCCAGCTTGCACAATTGAGACACAGGCAAAAGCTGTAGTGGAGCTCTTTAAGCACCAGTATGGTGAAGCCTTAAACTCCTTAAACTCTGAAACTCTTAAACCCTCAGGCTCGCCTGAGATTCGTGTGATTGGTATCCGTCATGGAGAGAAGATGTACGAGACATTGCTGACTAAGGAGGAGGCTGCCAAGGCTATTGATATGGGCAACTTCTATGCAGTACCTGCTGATAATCGCGACCTCAACTATGATAAGTATTTCAAGGAGGGGGATACCAAGCGCGCACTAATAGATGAGTTTAACTCGAACAACACGAGAATTTTGAATCTGGAGGAAACGAAAGAGAAGATTGCTTCTTTGCAGTATATCCAGAATGAACTCAATGGCATCCCTAATCTCGTATAA
- a CDS encoding polysaccharide biosynthesis protein, translated as MFNLDKFIADSVTFRPVSMFAPDIEANKEKLTAEIKGKKVCVIGGAGSIGSSFIKAVLRFEPASVVVVDLNENGLAELVRDVRSTNGLYVPDEFRCYTLNFADPIFERIFREEKGFDIVANFSAHKHVRSEKDRYSVQALIENNDIKAKKLMDLLTVYPPKHFFCVSTDKAANPVNIMGASKRIMEDLVMAYNKYFKVTTARFANVAFSNGSLPDGWIHRLQKKQPLAAPSDVKRYFVSPEESGQICMLACILGNGGEVFFPKLGEDQMLTFSEICDGFVKANGFEKDPCTSDKEAILKASQLDLTDTQLSTLNSQLPKYPTVYFKSDTTGEKAYEEFYVPGEKIDMQRFQALGVVEQTTRHEMAEVNGFFEKLEDIFAKDDFTKAQVVEAIKEFIPNFEHEEKGKNLDQKM; from the coding sequence ATGTTCAATTTAGACAAGTTTATTGCTGACAGCGTGACGTTCCGTCCCGTCAGCATGTTTGCCCCAGATATTGAGGCAAACAAGGAGAAACTGACGGCAGAGATAAAGGGTAAGAAAGTATGTGTGATTGGTGGTGCTGGCTCTATCGGTTCCAGCTTCATCAAGGCGGTGCTGCGCTTCGAACCTGCATCGGTGGTGGTGGTTGACCTGAACGAGAACGGGTTGGCAGAGCTGGTGCGCGATGTTCGCTCAACGAACGGGCTGTATGTGCCCGATGAGTTCCGCTGCTACACGCTGAACTTTGCAGACCCTATCTTTGAGCGTATCTTCCGTGAGGAGAAGGGTTTTGACATTGTAGCGAACTTCAGTGCGCACAAGCATGTGCGCTCGGAGAAAGACCGCTACAGCGTGCAGGCGCTGATAGAGAACAACGACATCAAGGCGAAGAAGTTGATGGATCTGCTGACGGTATATCCTCCGAAGCACTTCTTCTGTGTCTCTACGGATAAAGCTGCTAATCCTGTGAACATCATGGGCGCCTCGAAGCGCATCATGGAGGACTTGGTGATGGCGTATAATAAATATTTTAAGGTGACGACGGCCCGCTTTGCGAATGTGGCATTCAGCAACGGTTCGCTGCCTGATGGTTGGATTCACCGCTTGCAGAAGAAACAGCCGCTGGCTGCACCAAGCGATGTGAAGCGTTACTTTGTAAGTCCTGAAGAATCTGGTCAGATTTGTATGCTGGCTTGCATCCTTGGCAATGGTGGTGAAGTGTTCTTCCCTAAACTGGGCGAAGACCAGATGCTCACGTTCTCTGAAATCTGTGATGGCTTCGTGAAAGCCAACGGCTTCGAGAAAGACCCCTGCACTTCTGATAAAGAAGCAATACTCAAAGCTTCTCAACTTGATTTAACTGACACTCAACTCTCAACTCTCAACTCTCAACTCCCGAAGTACCCAACGGTGTACTTCAAGAGTGATACCACGGGCGAGAAGGCTTACGAAGAGTTCTATGTGCCAGGAGAGAAGATTGATATGCAGAGATTCCAAGCTCTTGGTGTAGTTGAACAGACCACTCGCCATGAAATGGCTGAGGTGAACGGTTTCTTTGAGAAGCTGGAAGATATTTTTGCCAAGGATGACTTCACCAAGGCTCAGGTGGTAGAGGCGATTAAAGAGTTCATACCGAACTTTGAGCATGAGGAGAAAGGAAAGAATTTGGATCAAAAGATGTAA
- a CDS encoding DegT/DnrJ/EryC1/StrS family aminotransferase, protein MAYKIPLFNLNFDEREAQAAYDTIKSGWISTGPKNAELEQMFIDMWKVKYAVSMSNCTDALHVCCMVCGFGPGDEVICPSLTFAASCNCIRYVGATPVFADIVGPDHINIDPADIERKITPKTKGIVVVHMAGFPAKMDEIMAIAKKHNLKVVEDACHGPLSEYKGHKLGTIGDCAAFSFFSNKNISTGEGGMFITNNEEMEKKARLIRSHGMSTMSYQRASGHATEYDITCLGYNFRMDDIRAAIAIEQLKKLPGDLETRLKVRKQYVDRLSKIEGVVVPFADNTEFVSNYILPTVLLNSTKERRNKIREYIHEAGVQTSVHYPAAHRFSTYKELGAVLPQTEYVTDNEITLPMYAALTEEQVDFICDTFERALKEVK, encoded by the coding sequence ATGGCATACAAAATTCCTCTTTTTAATCTGAACTTCGACGAGCGCGAGGCTCAGGCTGCGTATGATACTATTAAGTCGGGTTGGATCTCTACAGGCCCGAAGAATGCTGAGTTAGAGCAGATGTTTATTGATATGTGGAAGGTGAAGTATGCAGTGAGCATGTCGAACTGCACCGATGCCCTTCATGTATGCTGCATGGTTTGTGGCTTTGGCCCTGGCGATGAGGTGATTTGTCCTTCATTGACCTTTGCGGCATCTTGCAACTGCATTCGCTATGTGGGTGCAACACCGGTCTTTGCAGATATTGTTGGTCCTGACCATATCAATATTGATCCTGCTGACATTGAGCGTAAGATTACTCCCAAGACTAAGGGTATTGTAGTGGTTCACATGGCTGGCTTCCCTGCAAAGATGGACGAAATTATGGCTATTGCCAAGAAGCATAACCTGAAAGTGGTTGAAGATGCTTGCCACGGTCCTCTTTCAGAGTACAAAGGTCATAAGTTGGGTACCATTGGTGACTGTGCTGCATTCAGCTTTTTCTCAAATAAGAACATCTCTACAGGTGAGGGCGGTATGTTCATCACCAACAATGAGGAGATGGAGAAGAAAGCCCGTCTTATCCGCTCTCACGGTATGAGTACCATGAGTTATCAGCGTGCCAGCGGTCATGCTACCGAGTATGACATCACCTGCCTTGGCTACAACTTCCGTATGGACGACATTCGTGCTGCCATCGCCATTGAGCAGCTGAAGAAACTTCCTGGCGATTTGGAAACTCGTTTGAAGGTACGCAAGCAGTATGTTGACCGCCTTAGCAAGATTGAAGGTGTTGTCGTACCTTTTGCAGACAATACTGAGTTTGTGAGCAACTATATCTTGCCAACAGTTTTGTTAAACTCAACAAAAGAACGTCGCAACAAGATTCGCGAGTATATTCACGAAGCAGGGGTTCAGACTTCTGTTCATTATCCTGCAGCACATCGGTTCTCTACATACAAAGAACTTGGTGCTGTATTGCCACAGACAGAGTATGTGACAGATAATGAGATTACTCTCCCGATGTATGCAGCATTGACAGAGGAGCAGGTCGATTTTATCTGCGATACTTTTGAGCGTGCGCTCAAAGAGGTTAAATAA
- a CDS encoding GxxExxY protein, which yields MNLIEEHNKKYQFFSDITGVAMKVHSKYRAGLLESAYEAAFKYLLEQQGYKVERQVELPIYWEDVKLDQKYRMDLVVNDNIILELKAVNFVDKEHRRQLFNYLNLTHMTYGMLINFGPKGLFSEWYERYSDGEIEKIKLF from the coding sequence ATGAACCTCATAGAAGAGCATAATAAAAAATATCAGTTCTTCAGTGATATTACAGGTGTGGCGATGAAAGTACACAGTAAGTATCGTGCAGGTTTGTTGGAATCAGCATACGAAGCAGCCTTCAAATACCTTTTGGAACAGCAAGGTTACAAGGTAGAAAGACAGGTTGAACTGCCTATCTACTGGGAAGATGTAAAACTTGACCAGAAATACAGAATGGATCTCGTGGTCAATGACAACATCATCCTAGAGCTGAAAGCTGTCAACTTTGTGGATAAGGAACATCGAAGACAGCTTTTCAACTACTTGAACCTTACTCACATGACTTATGGTATGCTGATAAACTTTGGTCCGAAAGGACTTTTCTCTGAGTGGTATGAGCGGTATTCAGACGGTGAGATAGAGAAGATTAAACTGTTCTAA
- a CDS encoding ATP-grasp domain-containing protein, whose amino-acid sequence MEEKKKVLIFGVGELQRSIIDRAKKMGLYTVGIDPCADATCKDCVDAFEVVPGQDYEAHCAVVEKYGIDAIVTAATDKPLVMMARIAEKYGFPFYSVETAQWSTDKFQMKERFMDGGVPCAKGRLVKSVSEVEDFEFPVIIKPRDNSGSRGVKLCRSKEELEASMSEALEVSKLDTVLVEEFIEGPEYSIEGLHHDGKSEVIQFTEKKTTEFPYNVELGHIQPANISDENKQKIREIIAKIGKALNFENCPSHTELKINERGIFVIETSPRLGGDYITSTLTPLSTGVNLEDELLKIALDGTINPQPEAVQYSGVRFFDFDEGSVIKHVPDENFVKAWPHVVDFSFNLAEGEKVNRITSSLNRYGHLTLIAGNRESIEDAFEKYEKAIKEQTFQN is encoded by the coding sequence ATGGAAGAAAAAAAGAAAGTATTAATATTTGGTGTAGGCGAGCTACAACGCTCAATCATTGACCGAGCCAAGAAGATGGGACTCTATACCGTGGGCATAGATCCTTGTGCAGATGCAACCTGCAAGGATTGTGTTGATGCTTTTGAGGTGGTGCCAGGTCAGGACTATGAGGCACATTGTGCTGTTGTGGAGAAGTATGGTATTGATGCCATTGTAACAGCGGCAACAGATAAACCTCTGGTCATGATGGCTCGCATTGCTGAGAAGTATGGATTCCCATTCTATTCTGTTGAAACTGCTCAATGGAGTACCGACAAGTTTCAGATGAAGGAACGTTTCATGGATGGCGGTGTTCCATGTGCTAAAGGACGTTTGGTGAAGTCTGTGAGTGAGGTTGAGGATTTTGAGTTCCCTGTCATTATCAAGCCAAGAGATAATTCTGGTAGTCGCGGCGTTAAACTCTGTCGCAGCAAAGAAGAACTAGAGGCATCCATGAGCGAAGCCCTTGAGGTATCTAAGTTGGATACGGTGCTTGTTGAGGAATTCATCGAAGGTCCCGAGTACAGCATTGAGGGACTTCATCACGACGGAAAGTCAGAGGTTATCCAATTCACGGAGAAGAAAACGACAGAGTTCCCTTACAATGTGGAGTTAGGCCATATCCAGCCTGCTAACATTTCTGATGAGAATAAGCAGAAGATTCGTGAGATAATAGCAAAGATCGGCAAAGCACTGAACTTCGAGAACTGCCCTTCACATACTGAGTTGAAGATAAACGAGCGTGGAATCTTTGTCATTGAAACAAGCCCCCGTTTAGGCGGTGACTATATCACATCTACATTGACTCCGCTCTCAACTGGAGTTAATCTTGAAGATGAACTGCTGAAAATTGCCTTGGATGGAACCATCAATCCTCAGCCGGAAGCCGTGCAGTATTCTGGCGTTCGCTTCTTTGATTTTGACGAAGGTAGCGTTATCAAGCACGTGCCTGACGAGAATTTTGTTAAGGCATGGCCGCATGTTGTGGACTTCTCGTTCAATCTTGCAGAGGGAGAAAAGGTGAATCGCATTACCTCCAGTTTGAATCGATACGGACATTTGACGCTGATTGCAGGTAACAGAGAGTCCATCGAAGATGCCTTTGAAAAATATGAGAAAGCAATAAAAGAACAAACATTTCAGAACTGA
- a CDS encoding acetyl-CoA carboxylase biotin carboxylase subunit family protein has translation MKKLLILNSNISSKEIIEYAKSQGVYTIVADRKDINDFSAKRYSDEAWKIDLLDMDALEKKCREASIDGIICGVSEFTLDILSELCQRLKKPCYFTPEAMHYSRDKADFKKAWRKMGVPLADDYFISPELKDEELENIKYPVVVKPVDCCANTGISFCYNKEELKKGYKYALSVSNSTKIVVERMLKGKEWYAFYAMAGGECTLLALNAMYSQPGYPTNCYVITTTVSNNVDRFIKEANPSIMEALKSIGCREGIAWVQLMLDEDNHFYVLEMGYRGDSEMLFLPYKELLGFDSVKLWVDYALGIQSDPKILPPPTSSRLYQDSNQLHAMGYARCCYQENSRYG, from the coding sequence ATGAAGAAGTTACTCATCCTTAATTCCAACATTTCAAGCAAAGAGATTATTGAATATGCCAAATCTCAGGGCGTATATACAATTGTTGCTGACCGTAAAGATATCAATGACTTCTCCGCCAAGCGCTATTCAGACGAGGCATGGAAGATAGATCTGCTAGATATGGATGCTCTTGAAAAGAAATGTCGTGAAGCATCTATTGATGGCATAATCTGCGGTGTGTCAGAATTTACATTGGATATTCTTTCTGAATTATGCCAACGTCTTAAAAAGCCATGTTATTTTACACCTGAAGCCATGCACTATTCCCGTGACAAGGCAGACTTTAAAAAGGCATGGAGAAAAATGGGCGTACCTTTGGCTGATGATTATTTCATCTCTCCCGAATTGAAGGATGAAGAACTTGAAAACATTAAGTACCCTGTTGTTGTTAAGCCTGTAGATTGTTGTGCCAACACCGGCATCTCTTTCTGTTATAATAAAGAAGAACTTAAAAAGGGATACAAGTATGCACTTTCGGTATCGAATAGCACCAAGATTGTTGTTGAGAGGATGCTCAAAGGTAAAGAGTGGTATGCTTTCTATGCTATGGCTGGTGGTGAGTGTACACTATTGGCTCTTAATGCCATGTATTCCCAACCTGGATATCCTACCAACTGCTATGTTATTACTACTACGGTTTCGAACAATGTGGATCGTTTTATAAAAGAGGCTAATCCTTCTATTATGGAAGCCCTGAAGAGCATTGGTTGCAGAGAAGGTATTGCGTGGGTGCAGTTGATGCTTGATGAAGACAATCATTTCTATGTGCTTGAGATGGGATATAGGGGTGATTCAGAAATGTTGTTCCTGCCATACAAAGAACTGCTTGGCTTCGATTCAGTAAAACTTTGGGTTGACTATGCACTTGGCATTCAGAGTGATCCCAAAATCTTGCCCCCCCCCACAAGCTCACGCCTTTACCAAGACAGCAACCAGCTACATGCTATGGGCTACGCAAGATGCTGTTATCAAGAAAATAGTCGGTATGGATGA